The Mauremys mutica isolate MM-2020 ecotype Southern chromosome 1, ASM2049712v1, whole genome shotgun sequence genome has a segment encoding these proteins:
- the LOC123375484 gene encoding olfactory receptor 52E4-like — protein sequence MSDTNTTYFTNPSTFILLGIPGLEAAHIWISIPFCAMYAIAVLGNFTILFIVKREPSLHEPMFYFLCMLAITDLVMSTSTVPKMLSIFWFNSREISFSACLTQMYFVHSFSTMESGILLAMAFDRYVAICNPLRYSMILKNSILAKIGLAVVLRSGIITLPYPFLVRRWPYCRTNIIPHFYCGHIAVVKLACADIRISSYYGLFHLISMSGMDMFFIAVSYTLILQAIFRLPTKNARLNTFRTCISHLCAISALYIPDLASSLIQRFGQSVPLHFLILITSVYQLVPPMLHPIIYGVRTKQIRGRLIQLFTHKET from the coding sequence ATGTCAGATACTAACACAACttacttcaccaacccctccactttcatcctgctgggcattcctggcctggaggctgcccatatctggatctccatccccttctgtgctatgtacgccatagccgtgttggggaacttcaccatcctgttcattgtgaagagAGAGCCAAGCCTCCATGAGCCTatgttctatttcctctgcatgctggccatcaccgaCCTGGTCATGTCCACCTCCACTgtacccaaaatgctgagcatcttctggttcaattccagggagatcagtttcagtgcctgcctcacccagatgtacttcgttCACTCCTTCTCAACGATGGAGTCTGGAATCCTcttggccatggcttttgatcgctacgtggccatctgcaatCCTCTGAGATATTCCATGATTCTGAAAAACTCTATTCTGGCCAAGATaggcctggccgtggtgctgcgtaGTGGAATAATCACATTACCCTATCCCTTCCTGGTGAggcggtggccatattgcagaaccaacatcatcccccacttcTATTGTGGGCATATagctgtggtgaagctggcctgcgctgacattcgcatcagtagttactatggGTTGTTTCATCTTATCTCGAtgagtggaatggacatgtttTTTATCGCCGTGTCCTATACTCTGATCCTCCAGGCCATCTTCCGCCTCCCCACAAAGAATGCCCGGCTCAACACTTTTCGTacctgcatctctcatctttgtgccatctcagCTTTGTACATCCCAGATTTAGCCTCCTCTCTCATTCAACGGTTTGGCCAGAGTGTGCCACTTCATTTCCTCATTCTTATTACCAGTGTGTACCagctggtgccccccatgctgcACCCCATCATttacggggtgaggaccaaacagatccggggcaggctgatccagctctttactcataaagagacctaa